Below is a window of Acidobacteriota bacterium DNA.
GCCGGGCGACCTGTCTGTTTTTTTGGTGCTGAAATTTCATAACGCTACCTATTGAATCGCGACGCGCGTGCGCTTGCGGCCTTCGATCAGTTCAATGGAAGGGCCTTTCTTTTCGCCGGGCGTCCCGCTGTCGGAAGCAGCCGGAGCAGGCGTCGCTGCCGGCAGAGTATGCCGCTGAGAAAGGGGACGCAATCCTGCCGGTTTCCGCAACAAATCATTGGCGGCGCGCGCTTCGAGCGCCGCATCTGCCAGCACATCGCGCCGTGTCGCGCCGGGCGTCGTTTCCACCAGCCGGTCGGTGGCGTTGCGTATCGAAAGCTGCAAGCGGCCCTCAGCTTCGGCCAATTTCAATTTTTCGGCCTGCGACGGCGTAACCTCCAACCAAACCACCTTGCCCCAAACTGTTTTGCGCGTTTGCGCAACGTCGCCGCCCGCCAGCACGCGGATGTTTTGCAGGATCACTTTTGAGACCGGCTTCGCGTTCTCAAGGGGCGGCGGCATAATCGCAATCACGTCCACATAACTGCCCAGATAATCATTCGTCTTGGTTGATTCGCTATTGCCACTGGTTTCATCCACGCGCACGGCCACGGCGCGCAAGCCTGGTTTCAATAAGCCACTTAAGCCAACCGGCGTGCCCAGCGCAGCCAATTGGCGTTTGAGCACAGGCGTCAGCGCAGGAATCTCAGTCAAAGCGACGCGGTGAACCACGGCGTGGCGCTCAAATACCGATTCAGGCGAGAGCAGGCTTTTTGGATATTTCGCCAAACCTATTTGTTGCGGATTGATTTCACTGCCCAACGGAATGTCCGACAACGCGACAACAACTTCAGTCAATTCTTCGGCACTGCGGGCTTGAATGCTGGTTTGCAAGTAACGCCGGACTGCTTGCGTCAGAAGCAATCCAAAGCACAGCGCACCGATCACTGCAATCCAAAACCGTCTATCCATCACCACTTGCTCCTCACCTCGGATGCCGCGCATCCGAAACCAAACGCCGCAGGCCTTGCTGGAACACCGGCCTGCGTGGGCACACGCACGAAGCCCAAGTTCGCGCCAATTTAAGGATGCTGTGCGTCTGTAAATTCCTGGCAAGGGGATGTGCGAACGATCGGCCGATCTACCAAGTTCGCTGTGTTTGGGACGTATTCAGGGGATGATATTTTGGCGCGTTTCCGGTTTGAATGCTTGTCGCTGATGCAACCCTTAATCTTTTTGCCAACGCGAAAGCACTGGATGACGCGGGGCATTCTATGCATGCCCTGCCAGCCAAGCAACATAAAAATTTTGACCCGTCGTGCGCAAGACTCCGTCAAGCATCTTTTTGCTACCGGCCACGCGCGCGCTTGTGGTAAGAAATGCGCCCGTAGTTTCCTAGCATCCCACCATATCTTTCGCGCATCCCCGCGAGGTTTCCCGCATGTCCGAATCCATCTCCCTGCCGCTCGCAAAGGCTGGCGCCAGTTTCAGTGCGCAACGTTTGAAAGAAGGGCTGACGCTGGTTTGCTTCTTTCTGCTCGTTGCCGTTTGGGTGTCGTATGCGCGGTTGAACAATCCGACCTTTGGCGCGCAAGGCGATCTGCCCGCGCATTACCAACTCACCCGCGCCTATGCCCAAAGCCTGGCCGAAGGCGCTTGGCTGCCACGCTGGGCTGGCATTCTGGATGGCGGACGCGGCGATGCGTTTTTCACGTTCTATCCGCCGCTCTTTTATGGACTGACCGCGCTGGCGGCGAAGCTGCTGCAAACCGATTTCATCAATGCGCTGAAAGTCAGCACGCTGGTTTGTCTGCTGCTGGCGCAAATCAATGCCTATTTGTTGGCGCGCAACTTCTTTCCCAAAACGGCGAGCGTGCTGGCAGCGGCGCTCTATGTGCTGTTGCCCGCGTATGCGCTGCTGACCTTGCACCGCGCCTTTTTGCCAAATGGCCTGGCGCTGGCGTTCGTGCCGCTGGCCTTGCTGGCCACACACCGTTTGTTGCTGGGCGAGCAAGTCAAACACGCCACGGCGCTCTTCGCCTTCAGCCTCAGCCTGATTGTCTTGACGCACGTCATCACCACGTTTCTGTGCGCCATCGCCGTGGGCTTGCTGGCGCTGTGTTATTTGCCTGAAGCGGGTTGGCGCGGCTGGAAAAACCTGCTGCTGGCCGGGCTGCTGGCCCTGGCGTTGACCGTCTTCTTCCTGCTGCCGCAACAACTGGAAATGAGTTGGGTGCAGGTGAAACTGCAAACCGCACAGCAAGATTTTCGCAATTACTTTCTGTTCGCCGCCGCGCCAGATAGCCAACAGTTTCACCAAGCCTGGGCCGAACTCAATAGGGCGGCGAGTTGGATCACCGTGCTGCAAACGGCGCTGATTGCAATCATTGGATTGGCCTTCTGGCGCAAGTCCCAACCACAGCCGCAACGCTTGCTGCTGCGGTTTTGCCTCGCGCTCGCGGCCTTTGGGTTACTGATTTCCCTGCCCGTTTCGTTGCTGCTTTGGGAACGTTTGCCCGGACTCGCATACATCCAATTCCCCTGGCGCTTGCAACCCATCGTCGGTTTATGCGGCGGTTTATTGCTGGCCGCTTTCCTCGCCTGCCGCACGGAGTTTTCTGCCAACAGCCGCAAGCTGCTAACGGGCGCGCTGGCCCTGTTGCTGCTCGGCAATTTCCTCTTTACCTACGTCATTGCCAAACACACCAAGGCCGAAATCGCGCGCGCCGAATTGATCAAGCACCTGGAAAATCCAGCCCGCCCGCCCATCACCATCGAACAATTGCGCGAACTGGAATATCAGGAAGAGTTCACCTATCTGGCTGCTCTCGCCAACCAAATCTATTTCCGCCCGCTCAGCGCCGATGCGTTGTTGTATGCGGCCAGCAAAGAATATGGCGGACTGAGCTTCGTCAACGGGCGCGGGCAGATCGTGGCGCAACAGTTGACCAATCAACACCGCGAATTCCGTTTGGACAATACCGAGCCTGTGCGCGTGCGGCTCAACACATACGCCTATCCGCATTGGGCCGCGCGGCTGGATGGCAACGCCGTCACACTCAACACCGAAACCGGCAGCGGCTTGCTGCTGCTTGAT
It encodes the following:
- the cpaB gene encoding Flp pilus assembly protein CpaB — encoded protein: MDRRFWIAVIGALCFGLLLTQAVRRYLQTSIQARSAEELTEVVVALSDIPLGSEINPQQIGLAKYPKSLLSPESVFERHAVVHRVALTEIPALTPVLKRQLAALGTPVGLSGLLKPGLRAVAVRVDETSGNSESTKTNDYLGSYVDVIAIMPPPLENAKPVSKVILQNIRVLAGGDVAQTRKTVWGKVVWLEVTPSQAEKLKLAEAEGRLQLSIRNATDRLVETTPGATRRDVLADAALEARAANDLLRKPAGLRPLSQRHTLPAATPAPAASDSGTPGEKKGPSIELIEGRKRTRVAIQ